The genomic stretch taaatgtTATAAAAAAATTTACGCAATACCATGGGGGAGTTCCCCGCGGTGAAATTTTATAAATATTGCGAGCCAAATCTATAAAAGTTTGACTCAGGACAAACCAAGATGGACTTATAATTGATCAAACAAAGTAATATTTATGTAGCCAACTGGTACTTCCAATATCTCATTTGTGTGCTGCACTTCCACATTCCTCCTGGAAAGGATATATCACCTATCTAGTGTGTCAGGCATGCAGCCATGCATCTCCACCAACTAGCtacatttaaaaaaaaaacactattcAGACAACCCCCAGCAGCATGAGAAAGATGGGAAAGGAAAACGCTATACAGGTGCACCATTGATCAAACTAATTTTTTATCATTCTCTACCGACCAAACATTCTACAGACACTCAAGTATAAAAAAATGTCATCTTCTGCTTCCTCTATTTCGCAAGCAAAGCCATATGGAAAGCATGACTTGCCTGCAATGCATATACAGATATTCACCCATAAGGACAGGGTTATTAGTATTAAACAGAAAATAAAACAAGTGCATACCAttacaaagcaaagcttttcaTACAAAGCAGATAAGATTGCAAACTCTAGAGAAAATTTTGACATGGCACAGAAATACATTATTACTGCTAAACCATGTGCAGAGAAAGTTGAACCGTACCTTCCATCATTGGAGAATTATTACTCTGCTGTAGCCTCAAACTTTTTAAGCATATCACAATGTGGTGTCTGGTATGACAGACCCCATTGGCGACGCTGTAGCTCGACCCTGCAATTCTGCGTGATTATGGAGTAATAATCCCTCTCAACATGCCGCTCCAGCGTCGCTCGCTCAGTGCTTTGGTGTGGATACTGCTCCTCAAAATTAGACATCTTGACATAGTATGCAACTCCACGTGGGGTTTGGAACTTATGTTCATAAGGGTAGGAACGGGACAACGAGTAGACAGGTTCAGATGATGGCAGGAAGTTgagcaacagcagcagtagGACTGGCAACAGCTGAATAAGCATCCTGACAGTTGAGCCACCAGAGTTTTGTGCGGCATGGGCATGCATCCCACCAGTCCTGAAATGGAAGGTTCCAAACTGTCCAAACTGCCTGGTGGTCGCAGGCGCcataccaccaaagaagaagtttCTGAATATCTCATCTGGGTCAAAGTCCTCCTCGTAGAACCCATTGTATGCACGGGCAGTGGAGGGCCTCCTGTGGTGTGTTACTGGCTCATCCGAACCAACAAGATCATAACGCTTGCGGCTCTCAGCATCACTGAGGCACTGGAAGGCCTTGGAGACAGCCTTGAAGGCGTCCTCTGCGCCAGGGGCCTTGTTCTTGTCAGGGTGCACCTTGAGGGAGAGCTTCCTGTAGGCCTTGCGCACGTCCTCGACACTGCAGTCCTTTTCCAGGCCGAGGATCTGGTAGTAGTCCCTGGTGTGCTTCTTGACCTGGCGCACGACCTCGAGCTGCTCTGCCGTGTACTCCCTGGCAGCAGGagtggcctcctcctcctcctccctcttctttcccttgtgctTCCTCTCTCTCAGCCCATCAGGCTCAGCTGCCTCCGATGCCCCTGCTGTGGCAGTTTGCggtggcggaggcggcggctgaGATGATGACGAGGAAGCCGGGGAGTCATCTTCGGGACTGAGAAGGGAGGTGAGCAGGTCGTCGATGGGCAGCGAGGGGTCGAGGCGCTTTGCCTTGGACAGGAACTTGATAGCGCGCGCGCGGTCGCCGGCGTCGAGAGCGCCCTTACCGATGCGCAGGCACTTGGCCGCGTCGTCCTTGTTGCCCTCCATCGCAGATCTGGCCGCCGCCGTCCCCGGCCGATCGAGCCGAGCAGGCGGACGACCGAGATGAGCTCACGCAGCGACGGCGCAAGGACCCGCCCCGATCGGATCAGATCCGCTCAGCCCCAACCCAACCTACAAGATGATACAATCGCGGCGTGTATATGGGGATCAGAAAGAAGAATTCGAGCTTGGAGTACGAATCGATTGCGTAAGGAGCAAGAGAAGGAGGTCGATTaccggcgaggcgaggcgaggcgaggcgacgTGGAGTAGGGTTCAGGTGGGCGGATCACCGGAGTCGGGGGACGGAGGGAGGAGACGGGGGGAAAGGGGATatggcgagcgagcgagcgacacCGACGCGGCGACGACTCTCGACTCGAGCCGATTTCTTTTCGCTGGTTGGGTTTTTTTCTCTTGGATTTTTGTTGCCCTTTCCACGCGTGAAGAAAAGGTCGCAGGAATACAACCATACATAGGCCCGGATTCGGAAACGAGACGAGATATCTGGCCCAGAAGCTGTTCCGGCCTAGCCCGATTATATTTttgctcttcttcttctcacGGCAAAGGAAAACTGATCGAAGTCATATTTATACTGAGTGCATATGCAGGAAATATTAAATTGtagataagttatttgatttGTAATTTTATAAATTATTAAGTGTGTCCTTTTATTTTCAATGTAAAGTTCATTATTTGATTTGAAAACTATTTTATACAATTTTTATGAATATTTAAGACGGTGTTGTGAAGGCTAAAGCAATGGGATATAATAAAAGGAAGGCAATTATGGGAACCGAGATGCCCAAGGTTTCCATACCCTATGGGTGGGGGTATGAGTATAAAACCTAGCCTACGAGCCTACGTGGATCGGTGCTTCGTACTCACCAAGTGCTTAGGATGCGAGTATCAAGTTTTATCCATGGGTAGCGATGGAGAGTGTGGATTAAACAGGAGGACTAAATTATTTAGTACGAGTATGTTCGATTGTTTGAAAAGTCGTGGCTGGAAATTATCCATGAGTATGTACGAGATGTCGGAGGAGAAAAGAGCAGGATCAGCAGTGGTGAAAGGCAGAGGATGGCAGCAGTGGCGGCGCTCGGCAAGTCGTGAGGCCGAGGG from Sorghum bicolor cultivar BTx623 chromosome 3, Sorghum_bicolor_NCBIv3, whole genome shotgun sequence encodes the following:
- the LOC110433821 gene encoding chaperone protein dnaJ 49-like → MEGNKDDAAKCLRIGKGALDAGDRARAIKFLSKAKRLDPSLPIDDLLTSLLSPEDDSPASSSSSQPPPPPPQTATAGASEAAEPDGLRERKHKGKKREEEEEATPAAREYTAEQLEVVRQVKKHTRDYYQILGLEKDCSVEDVRKAYRKLSLKVHPDKNKAPGAEDAFKAVSKAFQCLSDAESRKRYDLVGSDEPVTHHRRPSTARAYNGFYEEDFDPDEIFRNFFFGGMAPATTRQFGQFGTFHFRTGGMHAHAAQNSGGSTVRMLIQLLPVLLLLLLNFLPSSEPVYSLSRSYPYEHKFQTPRGVAYYVKMSNFEEQYPHQSTERATLERHVERDYYSIITQNCRVELQRRQWGLSYQTPHCDMLKKFEATAE